Proteins found in one Zea mays cultivar B73 chromosome 1, Zm-B73-REFERENCE-NAM-5.0, whole genome shotgun sequence genomic segment:
- the LOC103644140 gene encoding DNA-binding protein HEXBP, with protein sequence MSVSDGDDDEAFLIALDAAEAAALDSSKRRRLSTTSSSPTPSTSPAATEGPYLAALKGSHSSTWKQQLQDLGYAHKRPDGSKSLAPGTGASGSCFKCGDPGHWARECPQSVPNTGGGGQIGGGGGGGGGGGGGYVNAGVEVEDKACPCGVGSCLVLTSNTPKNPGRKFYKCPMRDGGCNFFEWCDAPSPAPANARNNMVVHSETSATDMLCPCSAGTCLILTTKTGKNVGRQFFCCPLNQGGGGGSCGFFKWCDELQPRVGAPLQASAQYQADSMPSIQNPSQRSSSSCFKCGQENHWARDCPNQPSDPYPDKGGRPVAPAGSPGACYNCGRSGHWSRDCPTSNSGGGGTGTSRARSSSALSSWNSQRY encoded by the exons ATGTCGGTGTCCGACGGGGACGACGACGAGGCCTTCCTCATCGCCCTCGACGCCGCGGAGGCCGCCGCGCTGGACTCCTCCAAGCGCCGCCGCCTCTCCACCACCTCGTCCTCACCGACCCCCTCAACCTCACCCGCCGCCACCGAGGGGCCCTACCTGGCCGCGCTCAAGGGAAGCCACAGCTCCACCTGGAAGCAGCAGCTGCAAGACCTTGGCTATGCCCACAAGCGGCCCGACGGCTCTAAATCCTTAGCCCCGGGTACGGGCGCGAGCGGATCGTGCTTCAAGTGCGGGGACCCCGGGCACTGGGCACGGGAGTGCCCTCAATCCGTGCCGAACACGGGGGGAGGAGGTCagatcggcggtggcggtggcggtggcggcggtggcggcggcggatATGTAAATGCGGGCGTAGAGGTGGAGGACAAGGCGTGCCCCTGCGGTGTCGGGAGCTGCCTCGTGCTCACGTCCAACACGCCGAAGAACCCCGGTCGCAAGTTCTACAAGTGCCCCATGCGG GATGGGGGTTGCAACTTCTTTGAGTGGTGCGATGCTCCATCTCCCGCCCCTGCCAATGCACGAAATAACATGGTTGTACACTCAGAGACATCAGCAACAGATATGCTTTGCCCATGCAGTGCTGGAACTTGCTTAATTCTCACCACAAAGACAGGGAAAAATGTTGGGAGGCAATTCTTTTGCTGCCCATTAAATCAG ggtggtggtggtggctctTGTGGCTTTTTCAAGTGGTGTGACGAGCTACAGCCTAGGGTTGGTGCACCACTGCAAGCTTCAGCGCAATACCAAGCGGATTCCATGCCAAGCATCCAAAACCCCAGCCAGAGGAGCTCGtcttcctgcttcaagtgcgggcaGGAGAACCACTGGGCTCGAGACTGTCCGAATCAACCGTCGGATCCTTATCCTGACAAGGGTGGGAGACCAGTAGCTCCAGCGGGCTCACCTGGTGCGTGCTACAACTGTGGTCGGTCCGGCCACTGGTCCCGCGACTGCCCAACCTCGaatagtggtggtggtggtaccgGCACCAGCCGTGCCAGGTCGTCCTCAGCCTTGAGCTCGTGGAATAGTCAGAGATACTGA